A single genomic interval of Hevea brasiliensis isolate MT/VB/25A 57/8 chromosome 4, ASM3005281v1, whole genome shotgun sequence harbors:
- the LOC131179230 gene encoding G-type lectin S-receptor-like serine/threonine-protein kinase At2g19130 has protein sequence MESSFLFALFTAFISLSIFESSKASDSLYPNQSIRHPHTIVSASGNFSLGFFSPGKTENYYLGIWYTRIPINKFVWVGNRDYPFHNSATLSISTDGNIMITDGKMSYKVTNISVSGNAFAKLLDSGNLILKGQVQKAGIYWQSFDYPTDTLLPGMNLGDDFRFNPEHVWTLVSWSSKEDPTPGNFSLVANFSGSDPCNLIIKQGNKIYWKSPIRGLAYSGKERNSTMAMEQQDHYTGYVSNGFWFSEVIPKNERSRIPTFKLRKNITSGKGYVTFSANTTAISLIVLDVSGQLKQQIWSEHDRRWNSLVSSKCWFHSCGPFSFCNESAHTPCTCLKGFRPYSPYAWKEGDTYQRCVRKASLQCSDSRVLEKDGFYQMRNFILPSNPVKLHVNNTEDCRSASLGNCSWIAYALDYEQGCLVWENELFDLKIPLDGDTNGRDFYLKLAASELSTKGKENGSSHNVLFLFSCVYILYG, from the coding sequence ATGGAATCCTCCTTTCTGTTCGCACTCTTTactgctttcatctctctctcaATCTTTGAGTCCTCCAAGGCAAGTGATTCTTTATATCCGAACCAATCAATTAGGCACCCACACACCATAGTATCTGCTAGCGGAAACTTTTCACTAGGCTTTTTTTCTCCAGGAAAAACAGAAAATTATTATTTGGGAATATGGTATACAAGGATTCCTATAAATAAGTTTGTTTGGGTTGGAAATAGAGACTACCCATTTCATAATTCTGCTACTCTTTCCATTAGTACTGATGGAAACATAATGATTACAGACGGAAAAATGTCCTATAAAGTGACAAATATTTCAGTTAGTGGCAACGCCTTTGCCAAGCTGCTAGATTCAGGTAACTTGATACTCAAAGGCCAAGTCCAAAAGGCAGGAATTTATTGGCAAAGCTTTGACTACCCCACTGATACACTTCTGCCTGGAATGAACCTTGGAGATGATTTTAGATTTAATCCGGAACACGTTTGGACATTAGTATCATGGAGCAGCAAAGAAGACCCTACTCCAGGCAATTTCTCTCTGGTGGCCAATTTTTCTGGGTCAGATCCTTGTAATCTAATCATCAAGCAGGGGAATAAAATATATTGGAAAAGTCCAATCCGAGGACTTGCTTACAGTGGAAAAGAAAGGAACTCGACCATGGCCATGGAGCAACAGGATCATTATACTGGGTATGTGAGCAATGGGTTTTGGTTTAGCGAGGTCATCCCAAAAAATGAGAGGTCTCGAATTCCAACTTTCAAACTGAGAAAAAATATCACAAGTGGAAAAGGGTATGTGACTTTTTCTGCAAATACCACAGCAATATCTCTGATTGTGTTAGATGTATCTGGGCAGCTTAAACAACAGATATGGTCAGAACATGACCGCCGATGGAATTCACTAGTTTCTTCTAAATGTTGGTTTCATTCATGTGGACCTTTCAGCTTCTGCAATGAAAGTGCCCATACACCATGCACTTGTTTGAAAGGTTTCAGGCCCTATTCTCCTTATGCCTGGAAAGAGGGCGACACTTATCAACGCTGTGTGAGGAAAGCCAGTTTGCAGTGCAGCGACAGCAGAGTTCTTGAGAAAGATGGGTTTTATCAAATGCGTAATTTCATTTTGCCCAGTAATCCAGTGAAGTTGCATGTTAACAATACTGAAGATTGCAGATCAGCTAGCTTAGGCAATTGTTCTTGGATTGCTTATGCTTTGGACTATGAACAAGGGTGCTTGGTATGGGAAAACGAATTATTTGACCTGAAGATACCTTTAGATGGCGATACTAATGGCAGAGACTTTTATCTCAAGCTTGCAGCTTCTGAATTGAGTACTAAAGGCAAGGAGAACGGAAGTTCTCATAATGTGTTGTTTCTATTTTCATGTGTATACATCTTATATGGGTGA